One genomic region from Enoplosus armatus isolate fEnoArm2 chromosome 17, fEnoArm2.hap1, whole genome shotgun sequence encodes:
- the gng13b gene encoding guanine nucleotide-binding protein G(I)/G(S)/G(O) subunit gamma-13b has translation MDEMDLPQMKKEVESLKYQLAFKREKSSKTVTDLVKWIEDGVPEDPFLNPELMKNNPWVEKGKCILL, from the exons ATGGATGAGATGGACCTGCCccagatgaagaaggaggtggagagcCTCAAGTACCAGCTGGCCTTCAAACGAGAGAAGTCCTCCAAAACAGTGACTGA CTTGGTAAAGTGGATAGAGGACGGCGTCCCAGAGGATCCCTTCCTGAACCCGGAGCTGATGAAGAACAACCCGTGGGTGGAGAAAGGAAAATGCATCCTTCTCTAG